The Candidatus Mycolicibacterium alkanivorans genome contains a region encoding:
- the recC gene encoding exodeoxyribonuclease V subunit gamma produces MALHVHRAERTDMLADGLGTLLATPQPDPFAEELVVVPARGIERWLSQRLSHILGRGGGADGVCAGVSFRSPGSLIAEITGTRDDDPWSPDAMVWPLLEVIDAILDASWCHTLAAHLGHFVTGEEKELRQGRRYAVARRLAGLFASYARQRPQLLVDWLDGAADDLDTDLRWQPHLWRALVAKMAIDPPHVRHAKTVALHHESGADLPARLSLFGHTRLASTDIELLEALAVHHEVHLWLPHPSAELWTALEHLHGAIPRREDVSHRAVGHPLLATLGRDLRELQRNLPATVATDEFLGGGERPDTLLGWLQSDVAANAVRPQGRSLRSDDRSVQVHSCHGPARQIDVLREVLLGLLADDETLEPRDILVMCPDIETYAPLIAADFGLGEVVPGAHPAHKLRVRLADRSLVQTNPLLAVASQLLTLAGSRVTATEVLDIAHAPPVRARFGFTDDDLENITRWVRQANIRWGFDAEHRAPYGIPFIQNTWRFGIDRVLAGVAMSDDSKAWLDVTLPLDDVGSNSVELAGRLAEFVNRLQSVVELLSGAKPLAQWLTALGQGVASLTETSGEDAWQTSQLRREFGEILARPQAEATVMRLPDVVALLSRHLAGRPTRANFRTGTLTVCTMVPMRSVPHRVVCLVGLDDTVFPRIGAVDGDDALARTPMTGERDIRSEDRQLLLDAVCAATDKLVVTYTGANEYSGHPRPPAVPLAELLDALDRTVGEPICQDQVVVRHPLQPFDIRNVTPGALGVPGEPFTFDTSALSAASVSGGPRPERPDLVSHPLPQPPPDDVTLQELSRFFANPVKGFFTALDFTLPWEVDGVDDAMPVEIDNLQEWTVGQRLLMDMMAGMDPERAGQAEWRRGSLPPGRLGWRKANELRDQASELARAALSYRTGTPQAYDVDVDLGAGRRLTGTVSPVFGNRLVEVTYSKLDAQHLLKAWIPLVALAAARPGSWSAVCIGRQRRRRGVAERVLGPPLQDPVTVLRDLVATYDAGRREPIPLPIKTSHAWAAARHSRQDPRNEAWSKWRYERDDRAIARVWGREPDLDELLTPVRPGEEAEGETCRLGAFAVRLWGPLLQAEDGI; encoded by the coding sequence ATGGCCCTGCACGTACATCGCGCCGAACGCACCGACATGCTCGCGGACGGGTTAGGGACGTTGCTGGCCACTCCGCAACCCGACCCGTTCGCCGAGGAACTCGTGGTGGTGCCCGCCCGCGGGATAGAGCGCTGGCTCAGCCAGCGGCTGTCCCACATCCTGGGCCGGGGCGGCGGGGCGGACGGCGTGTGCGCGGGGGTGTCGTTCCGGTCGCCGGGCTCGCTCATCGCCGAGATCACCGGCACCCGCGACGACGACCCGTGGTCACCCGACGCTATGGTCTGGCCGCTGCTCGAGGTCATCGACGCCATCCTCGACGCGAGCTGGTGTCACACCCTGGCCGCCCACCTCGGGCACTTCGTGACCGGTGAGGAGAAGGAATTGCGGCAAGGCCGGCGCTATGCCGTGGCTCGCCGGCTCGCCGGCTTGTTCGCCTCCTACGCCCGCCAGCGTCCGCAACTGCTGGTCGACTGGCTCGACGGCGCCGCCGACGATCTTGACACCGACCTGCGCTGGCAGCCGCACCTGTGGCGCGCGCTGGTGGCGAAGATGGCCATCGACCCGCCCCACGTGCGACATGCGAAAACCGTTGCCCTGCACCACGAATCCGGGGCGGACCTGCCCGCCAGGTTATCGCTGTTCGGCCACACCCGGCTGGCGAGCACCGACATCGAACTGCTCGAGGCGCTGGCCGTCCACCACGAGGTGCACCTGTGGCTGCCGCATCCCAGTGCTGAATTGTGGACGGCGCTGGAGCATCTGCACGGCGCGATCCCGCGCCGCGAGGACGTCAGCCACCGCGCCGTCGGCCATCCGCTGCTGGCCACCCTGGGCCGCGATCTGCGCGAGCTGCAGCGCAATCTGCCCGCCACGGTGGCCACCGACGAGTTCCTGGGCGGCGGTGAGCGGCCCGACACCCTGCTGGGCTGGCTGCAGTCCGACGTCGCCGCGAATGCGGTACGCCCGCAGGGCCGCTCGCTGCGCAGCGACGACCGCTCGGTGCAGGTGCACAGCTGCCACGGCCCCGCCCGCCAGATCGACGTGCTGCGTGAGGTGCTCTTGGGCCTGCTCGCCGACGACGAGACGCTGGAGCCCCGCGACATCCTGGTGATGTGCCCGGACATCGAAACCTACGCTCCGCTGATCGCCGCCGACTTCGGCCTGGGTGAGGTGGTCCCGGGCGCGCATCCGGCCCACAAGTTGCGGGTGCGGCTGGCCGACCGGTCTCTGGTCCAGACCAACCCGCTGCTGGCGGTAGCGTCCCAGCTGCTCACGCTGGCCGGTAGCCGGGTCACCGCAACCGAGGTGCTCGACATCGCGCACGCGCCGCCGGTGCGGGCACGCTTCGGCTTCACCGACGACGACCTTGAGAACATCACTCGATGGGTTCGCCAGGCCAACATCCGGTGGGGCTTCGACGCCGAACACCGCGCGCCGTACGGCATCCCGTTCATCCAGAACACCTGGCGCTTCGGCATCGACCGGGTGCTGGCCGGAGTCGCCATGTCCGACGACTCGAAGGCCTGGCTCGACGTTACGCTGCCTCTCGACGATGTCGGCAGCAACAGTGTGGAACTCGCCGGGCGGCTCGCCGAGTTCGTCAACCGCCTGCAGTCGGTGGTCGAATTGCTCAGCGGCGCAAAACCCTTGGCGCAGTGGCTGACAGCGCTCGGCCAAGGCGTCGCCAGTCTCACCGAGACCTCCGGTGAGGATGCCTGGCAGACCAGTCAGCTCCGACGCGAGTTCGGCGAGATCCTGGCCCGCCCGCAGGCTGAGGCCACCGTGATGCGGCTGCCCGACGTTGTGGCCCTGCTGAGCCGACACCTTGCGGGGCGCCCGACTCGGGCCAACTTCCGCACCGGCACCCTCACGGTGTGCACCATGGTGCCGATGCGTTCGGTGCCGCATCGGGTGGTGTGCCTCGTCGGCTTGGACGACACGGTCTTCCCGCGGATCGGCGCGGTCGACGGTGACGACGCGCTGGCACGCACCCCGATGACCGGTGAGCGTGACATCCGGTCGGAGGACCGCCAGCTGCTGCTCGACGCGGTCTGTGCCGCCACCGACAAGCTCGTCGTCACCTACACCGGGGCCAACGAGTACTCCGGCCACCCGCGGCCGCCCGCCGTGCCGCTGGCCGAACTCCTCGACGCGCTGGACCGCACCGTCGGCGAGCCGATCTGCCAGGACCAGGTCGTGGTGCGTCACCCGTTGCAGCCCTTCGATATTCGCAATGTGACGCCGGGTGCACTGGGGGTGCCAGGCGAACCATTCACCTTCGACACCAGTGCGCTCAGTGCGGCCTCCGTCAGCGGCGGCCCGCGCCCCGAACGACCGGACCTGGTGTCGCACCCACTGCCCCAGCCGCCGCCCGATGACGTGACACTGCAGGAGTTGTCGAGGTTCTTCGCCAATCCGGTCAAGGGCTTCTTCACGGCGCTGGACTTCACCCTGCCGTGGGAAGTGGACGGTGTCGACGACGCGATGCCGGTCGAGATCGACAACCTGCAAGAGTGGACGGTGGGCCAGCGTCTGCTCATGGACATGATGGCCGGCATGGACCCCGAGCGGGCCGGGCAGGCCGAGTGGCGACGAGGTTCACTGCCGCCGGGCCGGCTGGGGTGGCGCAAAGCCAACGAGTTGCGCGACCAGGCAAGCGAACTCGCGCGCGCAGCGCTGTCCTATCGAACCGGCACCCCGCAGGCCTACGACGTCGATGTCGACCTCGGCGCCGGACGCCGTCTGACCGGAACTGTCTCACCCGTTTTCGGTAACCGCCTCGTCGAGGTCACCTACTCCAAACTCGACGCCCAGCATCTGCTCAAGGCGTGGATCCCGTTGGTGGCCTTGGCGGCAGCCCGGCCCGGGTCCTGGTCGGCGGTGTGTATCGGTCGGCAGCGGAGACGCAGGGGCGTCGCGGAACGGGTGCTCGGCCCGCCGCTGCAGGATCCGGTGACCGTGCTGCGCGACCTGGTAGCGACCTACGACGCCGGCCGTCGCGAGCCGATTCCGTTGCCCATCAAGACCTCCCATGCCTGGGCGGCAGCACGACATAGCCGGCAGGACCCCAGAAACGAAGCATGGTCGAAGTGGCGGTACGAGCGCGACGACCGTGCCATCGCACGGGTCTGGGGCCGCGAGCCCGACTTGGATGAGCTGCTGACGCCGGTTCGGCCCGGCGAGGAGGCCGAGGGCGAGACCTGCCGGCTGGGTGCCTTTGCCGTGCGGCTGTGGGGGCCGCTGCTGCAGGCCGAGGACGGTATCTGA
- the recB gene encoding exodeoxyribonuclease V subunit beta: protein MDTFDLLGPLPAECSTTVLEASAGTGKTFALAALVTRYVAEGRARLDEMLLITFGRAATQELRERVRRALHDALNAFDNPEIIGDNRVLRALTTGDPDELGTRRQRLHDALASFDAATIATTHQFCHLVLKSLGVAGDSDGGATLAESLDDLVAEIVDDLYLRHFGQEREEPPMTRAEALALAREVVANPCTQLRPLDAPAGSEPAIRVGFGNDVQVELERRKRRRGILSYDDLLTRLADALKSENSVAATRMHQRWSVVMVDEFQDTDPVQWQVIERAFSGRSTLVLIGDPKQAIYAFRGGDIFTYLQAARTAGDRRTLGVNWRSDAVLVDRLRTVLLGAELGDADIKVLDVTPHHRGHRLAGAPRNDPFRLRVVSRDTFGLSGTRTVKMDVLRPYIAKDLAADIGVLLDSDATFAGEPLQAHHIAVITESHTDARVCFDALAEAGIPAVYTGDTDVLKSQAAEDWLCLLEAFDQLHRPGLVRAAAATMFFGETAETLADGGDALTDRVAETLRQWADHAREAGVAAVFEAAQLAGMGRRVLSWAGGERNMTDLAHVTQLLHDVAHREHFSLTALRNWLRTQRDERSGAAERNRRLDSDSAAVQIMTVWVSKGLQFPIVYLPFTFNRYVRKEDLVRFHDQGRRCLHIGGEHSAELAMARAAGRREAAGEETRLTYVAMTRAQSQVVAWWAPSWDEPNGGLSRLLRGRRPGESAVPDRCDPERIDDADAMALLREWETVGGLVVEESVVAPKTELTLPAARHDLAVRHFHRGIDTSWRRTSYSGLIRSADTPGLGSEPEVVELDDEVADLTVTAPAAGADIPSPMADLPTGAKFGTLVHAVLETADPLATDLAAELQAQIERHSVWWPVDVAAAELAAALVPMHDTPLGPLAGGLTLREIGLSDRLCEMDFEFPLAGGDLRSAAPDIRLADVGRLLAKHLPDGDPVAPYVERLTGTALGGQSLRGYLTGSVDAVLRVPDGDGYRYLVVDYKTNWLGEPDRPLTAADYDRRRLAEAMLHSDYPLQALLYSVVLHRFLRWRQPGYQPARHLGGVLYLFVRGMCGPDTPLADGQPAGVFSWQPPAALAVELSELLDGRKVAA, encoded by the coding sequence ATGGACACCTTCGACCTGCTCGGACCGCTGCCCGCGGAATGTTCGACGACGGTGCTGGAAGCCAGCGCCGGAACGGGCAAGACCTTCGCACTCGCCGCGCTGGTGACCCGATACGTCGCAGAAGGACGGGCCCGACTCGACGAGATGCTGCTGATCACGTTCGGCAGGGCCGCCACCCAGGAGTTGCGCGAACGGGTACGGCGCGCGCTGCACGACGCGTTGAACGCCTTCGACAATCCGGAAATCATCGGTGACAACCGCGTACTGAGAGCCCTGACCACCGGTGACCCCGACGAACTCGGGACCCGTCGTCAACGACTGCACGATGCCCTGGCCTCCTTCGACGCCGCCACCATCGCCACCACGCACCAGTTCTGCCACCTGGTACTGAAATCCCTTGGCGTGGCAGGTGACAGCGACGGCGGAGCCACGCTGGCCGAAAGCCTCGACGACCTGGTCGCCGAGATCGTCGACGACCTGTACCTTCGGCACTTCGGGCAGGAGCGCGAAGAGCCCCCGATGACGCGTGCCGAGGCGCTCGCACTGGCTCGCGAGGTCGTCGCCAACCCGTGCACGCAGCTTCGCCCGCTCGATGCGCCCGCCGGCTCCGAACCGGCGATCCGGGTGGGCTTCGGCAACGACGTTCAGGTCGAACTCGAGAGACGCAAACGCCGGCGCGGGATTCTCAGCTACGACGACCTGCTCACCCGCCTGGCCGACGCCTTGAAGTCCGAGAACTCGGTCGCCGCCACTCGCATGCACCAGCGGTGGTCGGTTGTGATGGTCGACGAATTCCAGGACACCGACCCGGTGCAGTGGCAGGTCATCGAGCGCGCCTTCAGTGGTCGCTCCACGCTGGTCCTGATCGGCGATCCCAAGCAGGCCATCTACGCATTCCGTGGCGGTGACATCTTCACCTACCTGCAGGCCGCCCGGACAGCCGGTGACCGTCGCACGCTGGGGGTCAATTGGCGCAGCGATGCCGTCCTGGTGGACCGGCTGCGAACGGTGTTGCTCGGTGCTGAGCTGGGTGACGCCGACATCAAGGTTCTAGACGTCACGCCGCATCATCGAGGCCACCGCCTGGCCGGCGCTCCCCGCAACGATCCGTTCCGCCTGCGCGTGGTCTCGCGAGACACCTTCGGCCTCAGCGGAACCCGCACGGTCAAGATGGATGTGCTGCGGCCGTACATCGCCAAGGATCTGGCCGCCGACATCGGCGTGCTGCTCGACAGCGACGCCACGTTCGCCGGAGAGCCCCTGCAGGCCCACCACATCGCCGTCATCACCGAGAGCCACACCGACGCCCGCGTCTGTTTCGACGCACTGGCGGAGGCCGGTATCCCGGCGGTGTACACCGGCGATACCGACGTGCTGAAGTCGCAGGCCGCCGAGGACTGGCTGTGTCTGCTGGAGGCCTTCGACCAGTTGCACCGGCCCGGCCTGGTGCGTGCCGCGGCCGCGACGATGTTCTTCGGTGAAACCGCCGAGACCCTCGCCGACGGCGGTGACGCGCTGACCGACCGGGTCGCCGAGACGCTGCGTCAGTGGGCCGACCACGCACGCGAAGCCGGTGTGGCGGCGGTGTTCGAGGCCGCTCAGTTGGCGGGGATGGGAAGGCGGGTGCTCTCCTGGGCAGGCGGCGAACGCAACATGACCGACCTCGCTCACGTCACCCAGCTCCTGCACGACGTCGCGCACCGTGAGCACTTCAGCCTGACCGCGCTGCGCAACTGGTTGCGCACCCAGCGCGACGAGAGGTCCGGGGCCGCCGAACGCAACCGTCGTCTCGACAGCGACTCGGCGGCGGTGCAGATCATGACGGTGTGGGTCAGCAAGGGCCTGCAGTTCCCGATCGTGTACCTGCCCTTCACCTTCAATCGGTATGTGCGGAAAGAGGATCTGGTTCGCTTCCACGACCAGGGTCGCCGCTGCCTGCATATCGGCGGCGAGCACAGTGCCGAGCTGGCGATGGCCCGGGCGGCCGGCAGGCGGGAAGCCGCCGGAGAAGAGACGCGGCTGACCTACGTCGCGATGACCCGCGCCCAGTCGCAGGTCGTGGCGTGGTGGGCGCCGTCCTGGGATGAACCCAACGGCGGACTGTCGCGGCTGCTGCGCGGCAGGCGTCCGGGTGAATCAGCGGTTCCGGACCGCTGTGACCCGGAGCGGATCGACGACGCCGACGCGATGGCACTCCTGCGGGAATGGGAGACGGTGGGTGGGCTCGTCGTCGAGGAGTCGGTCGTCGCCCCGAAGACGGAACTGACGTTGCCTGCGGCGCGACATGATCTGGCGGTCCGGCATTTCCACCGCGGGATCGACACGTCCTGGCGCCGGACGTCGTATTCAGGGTTGATCCGGAGCGCCGACACCCCGGGGCTCGGCAGTGAGCCTGAGGTCGTCGAACTCGATGACGAGGTGGCCGACCTGACCGTGACGGCTCCCGCCGCCGGAGCGGACATCCCCTCACCGATGGCCGACCTGCCGACCGGAGCCAAGTTCGGCACGCTGGTGCACGCGGTGCTGGAGACCGCTGACCCGCTCGCCACCGACCTGGCCGCCGAGCTGCAGGCACAGATCGAGCGCCACTCGGTGTGGTGGCCGGTCGACGTTGCCGCCGCCGAACTGGCCGCAGCCTTGGTGCCCATGCACGACACGCCGTTGGGCCCGCTGGCCGGCGGACTGACCTTGCGTGAGATCGGGCTGTCAGACCGGTTGTGTGAGATGGACTTCGAATTCCCCCTCGCCGGCGGCGATCTGCGCTCGGCTGCCCCCGACATCAGGCTCGCCGACGTCGGCCGGCTGCTGGCCAAACACCTTCCCGACGGTGACCCGGTGGCACCCTATGTGGAGCGGCTCACCGGCACGGCGCTGGGCGGCCAGTCGTTGCGGGGCTACCTGACCGGCTCCGTCGACGCGGTGTTGCGCGTGCCCGACGGCGACGGATACCGCTACCTCGTAGTCGACTACAAGACGAACTGGCTCGGTGAGCCGGACCGTCCGCTGACCGCGGCGGACTACGATCGCCGCCGGCTGGCCGAGGCCATGCTGCATTCCGACTATCCCCTGCAGGCGCTGCTGTACAGCGTTGTCCTGCACCGGTTCCTGCGCTGGCGGCAGCCGGGCTACCAGCCGGCGCGGCATCTGGGTGGCGTGCTGTATCTCTTCGTGCGCGGCATGTGCGGCCCCGACACGCCGCTTGCCGACGGCCAGCCGGCCGGGGTGTTCAGCTGGCAGCCGCCCGCCGCTCTGGCGGTCGAACTCTCCGAACTGCTCGACGGCCGGAAGGTGGCGGCATGA